The nucleotide sequence CGTTGGTGCTGCTGCTCGGACTCGTCAACATGATGCGCGGCGGCTCGCCCAACACCTCGCAGAAGCTGATGCGGTGGCGCGTGCTGCTTCAGTTCGTGGCGATCATCATCGCCATGCTGGCGGTGTGGGCGATGGGCCGCTAGCGCAGAGATCCGCGAGGCAAACATGGTCGTGCTCAACCGCATCTATACCCGCACCGGTGACGACGGCACGACGGCGCTCGGCACCGGTGAACGCCGGGCCAAGTACGATCTGCGCATCGAGGCCTATGGCACGGTCGACGAGACCAATGCCGCGATCGGCGTGGTGCGGCTCCATACCAAGGACGCCTCCGATCTCGATGCGATGCTCGGCCGCATCCAGAACGATCTGTTCGATCTCGGCGCCGACCTTGCGGTGCCCGAGCGTGAGGGCAAAGCGGACCGGCTGCGGGTCGTGGCAAGCCAGGTGGAGCGGCTTGAGCGCGACATCGACGCGCTCAACGAAAACCTGGCGCCGCTGACCTCCTTCGTGCTGCCGGGTGGCACCCCGACGGCGGCGCATCTCCATGTCGCGCGCACGATATGCCGCAGGGCGGAACGGGTGATGGTGGAGCTTGCCGCCAAGCCGGGCGAGCCGGTCGGCGCGGCTGGCATTCAGTATATGAACCGGCTGTCCGATTTCCTGTTTGTGGCGAGCCGCTCCGCAAATCATAATGGCGCGGGCGACGTGCTGTGGGTTCCGGGCCAGAACCGCTGACCCATTGGGGGGTAGCGTTCGGCCCACCCAAAATTTGGCCCGTTCGCGCGTTGACCGGGCCGGATCAGGCCTTTAGGTTCCGCGCCAGTTGATAACCCCCCTCCCAAAATAAGTGAAAGAGGATCGATGAAGGTCTTAGTGCCGGTAAAGCGGGTGGTCGATTACAACGTCAAGGTCCGCGTCAAGGGCGATGGATCGGGCGTTGAACTCGCCAACGTCAAGATGTCGATGAACCCGTTCGACGAAATCGCGGTCGAGGAAGCGCTGCGCCTGAAGGAAGGCGGCAAGGCCACCGAGGTCGTGGTGGTCTCCATCGGACCGGCGCAGGCGTCGGAGACGATCCGCACCGGTCTTGCCATGGGCGCCGACCGCGGCATCCTGGTGAAGGCCGAGGGCACCGTCGAGCCGCTCGCCGTCGCGAAGATCCTGAAGAAGGTCGCGGAGGAAGAACAGCCGGGCCTGATTATCCTGGGCAAGCAGGCGATCGATGACGACAGCAACCAGACCGGCCAGATGCTGGCCGCGCTGCTCGGCTGGTCGCAGGCGACCTTCGCCTCCAAGCTCGAGGTCGACGGCTCCGACTTCAAGGTCACGCGCGAAGTCGACGGCGGCCTGCAGACTGTCAAGCTGAAGGGGCCGGCGATCGTCACCACCGACCTGCGCCTCAACGAGCCGCGTTATGCTTCGCTGCCGAACATCATGAAGGCGAAGAAGAAGCCGATCGCGGAGAAGACAGTCGCCGATTACGGCGTCGACGTCACCGCGCGTCTCGAAGTTCTCAAGACGACGGAGCCACCGGGCCGCAAGGCAGGCGTCAAGGTCAAGGACGTCGCCGAACTGGTGGCGAAACTCAAGAACGAAGCCGGGGTGCTCTGATGACGACGCTTCTGATTGCCGAACACGACAATGCGTCGCTGAAGGATGCGACCAACAAGGCCTTGACCGCGGCTGCCGCGCTCGGCGCGGACGTCGAGGTGCTGGTCGCCGGCCAGAACGCGAAGGCCGCGGCGGATGCCGCCGCCAAGCTCGCCGGCGTGAAGAAGGTGCTGCTCGCCGACGGCGCGCTCTACGCGCACGATCTCGCCGAGCCGCTGGCTGCGCTGATCGTGTCGCTGGCGTCCGGCTATGACGCGATCGTCGCGCCGGCGACCTCGCGCTTCAAGAACGTGATGCCGCGCGTCGCCGCGCTGCTCGATGTCATGCAGGTCTCGGAGATCACCAAGGTGGTCGCACCCGACACCTTCGAGCGCCCGATCTATGCCGGCAACGCCATCCAGACGGTGAAGTCGAAGGATGCCAAGAAGGTCATCACGGTCCGCACCTCCACCTTCTCCGCGACGGGCGAAGGCGGCGGCGCGGCTGTTGAGAACGTGGCGGCGGCGGCCGATCCGGGCCTGTCGTCCTTTGTCGGCGAGGAAGTCGCCAAGAGCGACCGCCCCGAGCTGACCTCGGCGAAGATCATCGTCTCCGGTGGTCGCGCGATGCAGAGCCGGGAAAACTTTACCAAATACATCGAGCCGCTCGCCGACAAGTTAGGGGCCGGCGTCGGTGCCTCGCGCGCGGCGGTCGATGCCGGCTATGCGCCGAACGACTGGCAGGTCGGCCAGACCGGCAAGGTCGTGGCCCCTGAGCTCTATGTCGCGGTCGGCATTTCCGGCGCGATCCAGCATCTGGCCGGCATGAAGGACTCCAAGGTGATCGTCGCGATCAACAAGGACGAGGACGCGCCGATCTTCCAGGTTGCCGACTATGGACTGGTCGCCGACCTCTACCAGGCGGTTCCGGAGCTCACGGCCGAACTCGGCAAGCTCGGCAAGTAAATTGGCGTCAAAAACACCGGCCGGAGGGGGTACACTCCGGCCGGTGTTTCATTTTTGAGGCGTTTTCTTCCGTGCAGGTGCGCGGAAGAGGCGTATCCGATCTAGGTTTCGAGCCAAGGTTCTGATTAAATCAAGGTTCTGATTAAATCGGACCTCCCGGCTGAGGGGATAGACAGGCGCGGTTCGTGCGCGCCGTTCCGGTGGATGACATTATGGCGGCAGTGATCAACAAGGTCGGCGTGATCGGCGCGGGGCAGATGGGCAATGGCATCGCGCATGTTGCGGCGCTGGCCGGCTTCGAGGTCGTGCTCAACGATGTCTCGGCCGATCGACTCAAATCGGGCATGGCCACCATCAACGGCAATCTGGCGCGCCAGGTCTCCAAGCGGGCGGTCAGCGAGGACGACAAGACCAAGGCGCTCGCGCGCATCAAGCTGGCCGAGAAGCTCGACGACCTTGCCGACTGCGACCTCGTGATCGAGACCGCGGTCGAGAAGGAGGAGGTGAAGCGCAAGATCTTCCACGAGCTCTGCGCGGTGTTGAAGCCGGAGGCGATCGTGGCGTCCGATACCTCCTCGATCTCGATTACGCGTCTTGCCGCCGCGACCGACCGGCCCGAGCGCTTCATCGGCATCCACTTCATGAATCCAGTGCCGCTGATGGAGCTGGTGGAGCTGATTCGCGGCATCGCCACCGACGACCAGACCTTCGAGGCGGCCAAGGAATTCGTCGCCAAGCTCGGCAAGCAGGTCGCGGTCTCCGAGGATTTCCCGGCCTTCATCGTCAACCGCATCCTGCTGCCGATGATCAACGAGGCGATCTACACGCTCTATGAGGGCGTCGGAAACGTCGAGGCGATCGACGCCGCGATGAAGCTCGGTGCCCACCATCCGATGGGCCCGCTGGAGCTCGCTGACTTCATAGGCCTCGATACCTGCCTCTCCATCATGCAGGTGCTGCACGAGGGGTTGGCCGATTCGAAGTACCGGCCGTGTCCGCTGCTGGTGAAATACGTCGAGGCCGGCTGGCTCGGCCGCAAGACCCAGCGCGGTTTCTACGACTATCGCGGCGCCAAGCCGGTTCCGACCCGCTGATCGGTCTCGTGGCGCCCTAGGCTGGGCAAAGGCGCGAAGCGCCGTGCCCACCATTCTCCAATCATGTGATGGAATTGGTGAGCACGCTTCCGCCTTCGCTCGTCGGGCTACGGCGGACAAGCCGCTTTGCTCACCTACGGCATTTCGTGTCGGACTGTGTCTGCGACACGAAGCCGTCCGAACTCTCCACCTCTCGTTAACCCCTCGCGCCTAGGCTGCAGCCGGTACGAGGGTTCGCGTAATGGACATGATGGCGATGGTCAGCACCATGCTGGCCGCTCAGCAGGGCGCATTCCAGTCGCAGGTGTCGGCGACTGTGATGAAGCAGAACATGGATGTGGAGAAATCCGCCGTCCTGACCTTGCTCGGCGCCGGTCAGCCCTCGCTTGCCAATGTCGGCCCTGGCGTGGGCGGCAACCTCAACATCACGGCCTAAAACGCCGCCGCAGGGTTAACCGCGGCTCGGAGCAGCTTCAGCGCGTCCTCGCTCGCCCATTCGGCGGGCCCGGCGATCGTCGCGATCTCGCAGCCCTGGGGATCGACCAGCACGGAGGTCGGCATTCCCAGCGCCCGGCCTATAGCCTTAAGATCCTGAAAAACCTTGGCTTTCTGGTCATTGAAATAGCCGAGCCTGGTCAAATTGGCCTCTTTCAGGAAGTTTTTCGGCTTCTCCGGGTCGCGGGTGTCGATATTGATCGCCACCACCTCGAAATTCGGTCCGCTCATCTTGGCCTGGAGCTCCTCCAGCGCCGGCATTTCCTTGCGACAGGGCACGCACCAGGTGGCCCAAAGGTTCACCAGCAAGGTCTTGCCGCGGAAATCGGACAGCTTCTTCGGCTTGCCGTCGGCGTCCTCGAAGGCGAGGTCGGGCAGCTTCAGGGGGGCGCTCGCCATGGTCAGCGCCGCCACCTCGCCACGGGCGAGCGGGGCGATCTTCTGCGCGGTGGTCACCGCGGCCCGGCAGGCCGGATCGCCGCTGGGCGCGCGGCTCAGGCCCAGCCCGTACAGCGCGGCAAAGCCGGCCAGCCCTCCGATCGCCACGGTGGCGATGACGAGGGGAATCCGGCGCGTGGCGGAGGGCTTCTGGTCGAGCATATCGTTTGTCATCCGGTCGCAGATATGGCTATCAGGGGCCTCTTAGTACGGCTGGCTGCGGCCAGCAAACGTGCGGCACAGGCCGCGCAGCGACAAGCCAAGGCGTGAGCAAGGGATCATGAGCAACAAGATGTGGGGCGGCCGGTTCTCGGAACGTCCCGATGAGATCATGGAGGAAATCAACGTCTCCATCGACGTCGATCGTCACCTCTTTGCCCAGGACATTGCCGCGTCCAAGGCGCACGCCGCGATGCTTGCCGCGCAGGGCATCATCACGGCCTCTGATGCGAAAAATATCGGCAAGGGTCTAGACACGATTTTGTCAGAGATCGGCAAGGGCGGCTTTGAATTCAAGCGCGCGCTCGAGGACATCCATATGAATGTCGAGAGCCGGCTGTCCGAGCTGATCGGCCCTGCCGCCGGCCGCCTGCACACTGCGCGTTCGCGCAACGACCAGGTCGCCACCGACTTCCGCCTGTTCGTCCGCGACGTGATCGACGAGCTGGACGCCGCGCTTGCCGCGTTCCAACAGGCGCTGGTGGAGCGCGCGCTCGAGCATGCCGCGACCGTGATGCCCGGCTTCACACATCTACAGACCGCGCAGCCCGTGACCTTCGGCCACCATCTGCTCGCCTATGTCGAGATGGCCGCGCGCGATCGCGGCCGCTTCCAGGACGCGCGCAAGCGGCTGAACGAGTCGCCGCTCGGCGCGGCCGCGCTCGCCGGCACTTCGTTCCCGATCGATCGTCATGCCACCGCGAAGGCGCTTCTGTTCGACCGTCCGATGGCGAATTCGCTGGACGCGGTTTCGGACCGCGACTTCGTGCTGGAGACCTTGTCGGCCGCTTCGATCTGCGCCGTGCATATGTCGCGCTTTGCCGAGGAGATCGTGATCTGGACCTCGCCGCTGGTCGGCCTTGTCAGGCTCAGCGACAAGTTCACCACGGGCTCTTCCATCATGCCGCAGAAGCGCAACCCGGATGCGGCCGAGCTCGTGCGCGCCAAGACCGGGCGCGTCATCGGCGCGCTCAACGGGCTTCTGATCGTGATGAAGGGCCT is from Bradyrhizobium sp. ISRA430 and encodes:
- a CDS encoding twin transmembrane helix small protein; the encoded protein is MASLLSSFILPVAAGAVALVLLLGLVNMMRGGSPNTSQKLMRWRVLLQFVAIIIAMLAVWAMGR
- a CDS encoding FAD-binding protein, translating into MTTLLIAEHDNASLKDATNKALTAAAALGADVEVLVAGQNAKAAADAAAKLAGVKKVLLADGALYAHDLAEPLAALIVSLASGYDAIVAPATSRFKNVMPRVAALLDVMQVSEITKVVAPDTFERPIYAGNAIQTVKSKDAKKVITVRTSTFSATGEGGGAAVENVAAAADPGLSSFVGEEVAKSDRPELTSAKIIVSGGRAMQSRENFTKYIEPLADKLGAGVGASRAAVDAGYAPNDWQVGQTGKVVAPELYVAVGISGAIQHLAGMKDSKVIVAINKDEDAPIFQVADYGLVADLYQAVPELTAELGKLGK
- a CDS encoding putative motility protein; its protein translation is MDMMAMVSTMLAAQQGAFQSQVSATVMKQNMDVEKSAVLTLLGAGQPSLANVGPGVGGNLNITA
- a CDS encoding 3-hydroxybutyryl-CoA dehydrogenase is translated as MAAVINKVGVIGAGQMGNGIAHVAALAGFEVVLNDVSADRLKSGMATINGNLARQVSKRAVSEDDKTKALARIKLAEKLDDLADCDLVIETAVEKEEVKRKIFHELCAVLKPEAIVASDTSSISITRLAAATDRPERFIGIHFMNPVPLMELVELIRGIATDDQTFEAAKEFVAKLGKQVAVSEDFPAFIVNRILLPMINEAIYTLYEGVGNVEAIDAAMKLGAHHPMGPLELADFIGLDTCLSIMQVLHEGLADSKYRPCPLLVKYVEAGWLGRKTQRGFYDYRGAKPVPTR
- a CDS encoding electron transfer flavoprotein subunit beta/FixA family protein, producing the protein MKVLVPVKRVVDYNVKVRVKGDGSGVELANVKMSMNPFDEIAVEEALRLKEGGKATEVVVVSIGPAQASETIRTGLAMGADRGILVKAEGTVEPLAVAKILKKVAEEEQPGLIILGKQAIDDDSNQTGQMLAALLGWSQATFASKLEVDGSDFKVTREVDGGLQTVKLKGPAIVTTDLRLNEPRYASLPNIMKAKKKPIAEKTVADYGVDVTARLEVLKTTEPPGRKAGVKVKDVAELVAKLKNEAGVL
- a CDS encoding TlpA disulfide reductase family protein, producing MLDQKPSATRRIPLVIATVAIGGLAGFAALYGLGLSRAPSGDPACRAAVTTAQKIAPLARGEVAALTMASAPLKLPDLAFEDADGKPKKLSDFRGKTLLVNLWATWCVPCRKEMPALEELQAKMSGPNFEVVAINIDTRDPEKPKNFLKEANLTRLGYFNDQKAKVFQDLKAIGRALGMPTSVLVDPQGCEIATIAGPAEWASEDALKLLRAAVNPAAAF
- a CDS encoding cob(I)yrinic acid a,c-diamide adenosyltransferase, with product MVVLNRIYTRTGDDGTTALGTGERRAKYDLRIEAYGTVDETNAAIGVVRLHTKDASDLDAMLGRIQNDLFDLGADLAVPEREGKADRLRVVASQVERLERDIDALNENLAPLTSFVLPGGTPTAAHLHVARTICRRAERVMVELAAKPGEPVGAAGIQYMNRLSDFLFVASRSANHNGAGDVLWVPGQNR
- the argH gene encoding argininosuccinate lyase, encoding MSNKMWGGRFSERPDEIMEEINVSIDVDRHLFAQDIAASKAHAAMLAAQGIITASDAKNIGKGLDTILSEIGKGGFEFKRALEDIHMNVESRLSELIGPAAGRLHTARSRNDQVATDFRLFVRDVIDELDAALAAFQQALVERALEHAATVMPGFTHLQTAQPVTFGHHLLAYVEMAARDRGRFQDARKRLNESPLGAAALAGTSFPIDRHATAKALLFDRPMANSLDAVSDRDFVLETLSAASICAVHMSRFAEEIVIWTSPLVGLVRLSDKFTTGSSIMPQKRNPDAAELVRAKTGRVIGALNGLLIVMKGLPLAYQKDMQEDKQGAMEGFAALSLAVRAMTGMVRDLVPDEAKMMAAAGEGYATATDLADWLVRTLKMPFREAHHVTGRIVAQAARDGVALHELPLKDMQAIEPKISKDVFGVLSVESSVKSRTSFGGTAPKNVASQAKAWAKRLEKERKLG